A single genomic interval of Arachis duranensis cultivar V14167 chromosome 7, aradu.V14167.gnm2.J7QH, whole genome shotgun sequence harbors:
- the LOC107496280 gene encoding cytochrome P450 71D10 isoform X2: MDLQNLISIFTTFLFLFMLLKIAIKKFSSSKDITNLPPGPRKLPIIGNMHNLVGSMPHECLRNLASKYGPLMHLKLGEVSHIIVTSPEMAQEIMKTQDLNFCDRPNVLFARVLNYNGTDIAFAPYGEYWRHVRKICTVELLTAKRVQSFRHIREAEVLELVKAISQSEGSIFNLSHKILSMTYGITARIAFGKKYSYLQEAFISSFEKALQIAGENYIADLYPSIRVLLELMSRYKTKLKELHKKSDKVLQDIIDDHRNRKSGKCKEEEGSEDLVDVLLKFQQKDSEYPLTDDNIKAVIQDIFTGGGETSSAVVEWAMAEMIKKPKVMEAAQAEVRRVYGSKGYVDESQLHHLTYLKSIIKETLRLHPSVPLLVPRENKVPCQIKGYQIPANSRIVINAWAIGRDPRYWVDAMEFKPERFVDNYSIDNRGTNFEYIPFGGGRRMCPGIAFATPNMELPLAQLLYHFDWKLPNGIKNEELDMTELFKITIRRKNDLCLIPIIVKDMHKDNNVIS, encoded by the exons ATGGATCTTCAAAACCTTATCTCTATCTTCACCaccttcctctttctctttatGCTATTGAAAATAGCCATTAAGAAATTTAGTTCTTCGAAGGATATTACCAATTTACCCCCAGGGCCAAGAAAACTACCCATCATAGGAAACATGCACAACCTTGTAGGATCAATGCCCCATGAATGCCTAAGAAACTTAGCATCCAAATATGGACCCTTAATGCACCTTAAACTTGGAGAAGTGTCCCACATAATAGTTACATCACCTGAAATGGCACAAGAAATTATGAAGACTCAAGATCTCAACTTTTGTGATAGGCCAAACGTTCTCTTTGCAAGAGTCTTAAATTACAATGGAACGGACATTGCTTTTGCCCCCTATGGAGAGTATTGGAGGCATGTGCGAAAGATATGCACCGTGGAGTTATTAACAGCAAAGCGTGTTCAATCTTTTAGGCACATAAGAGAAGCAGAGGTTTTAGAGTTGGTCAAAGCAATATCTCAAAGTGAAGGCTCCATTTTCAATCTCTCTCACAAGATTTTATCAATGACCTATGGAATCACGGCTAGAATAGCATTTG GTAAAAAATATAGTTACTTGCAGGAAGCTTTTATATCATCTTTTGAAAAAGCATTACAAATAGCAGGAGAAAATTATATTGCTGATCTGTATCCTTCAATTAGAGTACTGCTTGAATTGATGAGTAGATACAAGACTAAACTTAAAGAACTGCACAAAAAATCTGATAAAGTATTGCAAGACATCATAGATGATCATAGAAATCGAAAAAGTGGCAAatgtaaagaagaagaaggcagtGAAGATTTAGTTGATGTTCTTCTCAAGTTTCAACAAAAAGATTCTGAATATCCTTTAACTGATGATAACATTAAAGCAGTCATTCAG gACATATTTACTGGTGGTGGAGAAACATCCTCAGCAGTTGTGGAATGGGCAATGGCTGAAATGATAAAGAAACCAAAAGTGATGGAAGCTGCACAAGCTGAAGTTAGAAGAGTTTATGGTAGCAAAGGGTATGTGGATGAATCACAATTGCACCACCTGACATACCTTAAGTCTATCATCAAAGAAACCTTAAGGTTACATCCATCTGTGCCGTTGTTAGTTCCTAGAGAGAACAAAGTACCGTGCCAAATCAAAGGGTACCAAATTCCAGCCAATTCTAGAATTGTTATCAATGCTTGGGCCATTGGAAGAGATCCAAGGTATTGGGTTGATGCCATGGAATTTAAGCCTGAGAGGTTTGTTGATAATTATTCAATTGATAATAGAGGCACAAACTTTGAGTATATTCCATTTGGTGGTGGAAGAAGAATGTGTCCCGGGATTGCATTTGCTACACCAAACATGGAGTTACCACTTGCTCAACTTCTTTACCATTTTGATTGGAAGCTTCCCAATGGAATCAAGAATGAGGAACTTGATATGACCGAGTTGTTTAAGATCActataagaagaaaaaatgatCTCTGCTTAATTCCTATTATTGTCAAAGATATGCATAAAGATAACAATGTAATCAGTTAG